TGAACTCGTCCTTGCCGCTATCGGCCAGCACCAGTTCTTCCAAGTACTGAAGAATATGTTTAAAGTTGAAATCCTTGTTGAGTTGAAGGACCGTTTTTTTAGCCTCAAGGACATCCTTAGGCTCCTGCCCGCGCCTGGGAATATCAAACAAGGTGTCGTCGAACTCTTTCGGGTAGGGTCGGTAAAGAATGATGCTGTCGCTGCCGTTGGACCAGACCGCCACCGGCGCGCCCTTGGCGTTCATGTAGCTTTTGAGTTGCTCGATGCCGTCCTTGCGCCTGGGTTTTTTGCACTCAACGATGATCTTCGGCGTTTCCTTGGTGTTGTCGGTGTAGATGATGATGTCCGCTGCCTTGGTGCCGACCTCTGTGCCGAACTGCACACCGGCCTCCAAATCGATCTCGTCATCCTTGTAGCCGTACTGGTGGATCAGCTTGTAAACCCAGAGCTGGCGCACAATCTCTTCAGGGCTGGCTTTGCCATCCTCGACAAAAACCTGAACCTCTTCGTTCCCTGAGGAAAAAGGGATGAAGCTCTTCAGGTAATACTTTGTCTTCCCTGCATCCCTGCCGGTTGTGGATACCTTGGAATAGATCGACAGAATGTCATGAATCGGTTTACCCAAATTCCCGAATTCGGTCAGTTCATACCGGGTGCCGGGATATTTGAAGATACGGTCGATAATGTCTTTGGTATTCATGGGCGATTCTCCGGTGTCGACGGATCCTTGTCGGTCTCATGTGCTTTCATCCACCGGTCAATCTCCTCACGATCGAATCGCCACTGGCTCCCGATTTTCGAGGCGGGAATCTGGCCGCGCTGGGCCATGCCGTAAAGCTTGGTCCGACTCATCTTTATGTAATTCGCCAGATCATCTATGGTTAGCCATTTATCATATATATCCATGCTCTCACCGTCAGGAAGTGATTTTATTTGATAAAAAACGATAATTCCTGACAGATTGAAAAACAAGGAAAATTTATGAGAAATGAACCTCAAAGCTGGTTTTTTCCGACACATTTTGAGAAGGGGATAGAGGAGAAATGGCGGGAAAAGAATTTTTGCAGGTTTCAGGCGGAATCTTCAAACAGGCCCTGATCAAGCGATTGTTCTGCTACCGGAATCCGGTCTTAACTTTTTTTCCGATACCCCATCGCCTGACGGTAGGACGCCTCCGCCATGTAGGAACTTCGGACAAAAGGGGATGCGACCACGCTTTTAAAGCCGATTTCCAGGGCCATGCGTTCATATTCCTCAAACATTTCCGGCCGGATGTATTCGACGACCGGAAAATGAGTTGCGGAAGGGCACAAATACTGGCCGATGGTCAGGCTGTCGCACCGGGCCGCATGCAGATCTTTCATGACCCTTTCCATCTCCTCCCCGGATTCGCCCATACCGACCATCAATCCGGATTTGGTCACAATGGACGGATGGATTTCCCCGGCTCTTTGCAGCAACCGGAGAGATCGTTCGTAGACCGCCCGGGGCCGGACCCGGGGGTACAGGCGGGGGACGGTTTCGACATTGTGGTTCAGTACATCCGGACCTGCATCGAGAACCCGTGCGAGGGCCGACGGGTCGCCCTGAAAATCCGGAATCAACACCTCGATGCCGACCCCCGGGCATTGTTTTCGAATCGCCCGGATCACATCGCTGAAGCATTGGGCCCCGCCGTCCGGCAAATCGTCCCGGGTGACGGAGGTAATCACCACAAAAGACAGCTTCAAGCGTTCAATTTCCCGGGCGATTCTTTCCGGTTCGCCGGCATCGATCCGCCCCGGAATTCCATGGGCTACTGCACAAAAAGCGCAATTTCGGGTACAGACATTTCCCATGATCAGGAACGTCGCCGTTCCTTTTGAAAAGCATTCCCCCTGATTGGGGCAGCAGGCTTCCCGGCAGATGGTGAACAGGCGGTTTTTCTCCATCCCGTCGACCATCCCGGAAACCATCGATCCGATGGGCAGTTTTTTCCTCAGCCAGGGGGGTTTTTCAATCATGCGGACTCCGGTCGGTCGAATGCCGGGCGGGTGAAGCCGCGCCGGGTGAAATACCGTTCCGGTATATATTCGGGTTTTTTGTAAAATTTCCAGGCACAGGGCTGATTCGGGTCCGGATTGTATTCCGTCACCCAGAGGGGCCAGCCTCCCCATTCGATCATGAGAGCTTCATTCACGGCGCAATGGATGCAGTAGTAGGGCACGCCGGCCTGGCTCCAGCTCCAGGGGTAGGCTTTGGAGGTCTTGCCGAAAAAATAGGGTTTGTCGAGCCGGGACGGGGTGCCGTCCACCGGATCGCCCCGGCGCTGCCGGCCGCCGCTGCCGCAGGGATCGCATGACAGGGTATATTTTTCGTCATCTTCCGTGATATCCAGTTCCCCCATCTGGCGGGGGCCGCACCGGTGAGCCCGGAACACTTCGGCATTCAGGGCCAGCCGCTGGAAGGGCGTCATTTTGGACAACCCTTTCCAGGTCCGCTTCATCATCCACGTTCCCTGGGTTTCGCGCAGCAGCTCGTACATGGCTTCTTCACCATATTTTTTGGCCACCTTGTCAAAAATATCATAGGTCCAGTCGCAGTATAAATCGTGCAATCCTTTCGATTCCGGAACGAAATACTGCGCCAGTTCCTTTGCGGTCTCATAATGCCCGGCATCGATCTCCCGGCAGATCATGTCTCCGGTGGGAATTCCCAGGTCCGCCGGATCATCCATCCGGATGTTGCGCCGGATCATATCCCAGTATTCGAATTTCAGCATGTGAAGTCTCCTCATCGTTGAAATACTGCCACGTTTCCGTGGGAATGAGCTGTTGGCAATTAGCTGTTGGCTGTTGGCAATTAGCTGTTAGCTGTTAGCCATCGAGTAGTTTCTTCTCAAACCCGGCTGCCGGCAGCTGGCCGACAACTGCGCGTTCCTCTTTCATCATTCATCATTCCGCATTCATCACTTATTTCTCAACCGCTCCACGGCAGCGTCATGGTGCAGAATTTTCTGAGAATAGAGATCATGAATCCGGTTATCGGAATACCCCAGAACACCGGAGAGCACCTCCGTGTTGTGTTCTCCCAGAAAGGGGCTGTACCCTCTGACGCCCGAAGGGGTTTCCGAATATTTCAGCGGGCTCCCGTAATGTCGCATGGGGCCGATAAAGGGCTGATTCTCGATGACGATCATCTCCCTTTCCCGGACATGGGGATCGTTGTCGGCCAGTTCGGTGATGCTTCGGCACCGCATGCAGGGCACTCCCACCTCTTCCAGTATTCTTTCGGCCTCTTCGACGGAATCCTGTTCCATCACCCATTGCTGAATCTGTTCGTGGATGAAAAAGGCGTTTTCCGTGCAGCACCGGGTCGAAACGTCCTTTGCCCGGGGTTCGGACAGCAGCCATGCATATTTGGGGCCCATCGCCTTGATCAGGGGGACCCAGCGCGGCTCCGTCAGGCAGGCAATGGTGACGGAACCATTTTTTCCCGAGTATACGCCGTAAGGGGCATATCCGGGATGATGTGCCCCGACTTTCGGGGGATCGATGGGCTTTCCGATCGCGGAACTGAGCAAGTACCAGGGAAGGGTGTTTTCATGCATGGAGAAGAGGCAGTCCATCATGGAAATGTCGATGTTCTGGCCGACGCCGGTCTTGTTGTGATGAACGATGGCCCCCAGGATGGCGGTTGTGGCGTGCATGGAAGCCGTCATGTCGCCGATGGACACCGGCGCGATAATCGGCGGCACACTCTGATCCGTCCACCCGCTGGCGCCCTGGGCGATCATGTCGTAACCGGGCTTGTGGCTGTAGGGTCCCCAATGGCCGAAGCAGGAGATGGAACAGTAGATGATGTCTTCTTTGATTTTCCGGGCTTCGGTGTAATCCAGTTTCATCCGCGCCATGACATCCGGTGCAAAATTTTCGATCAATACATCGCTTTTTCGAATCAGGTCATGGATGATCCGCATCCCTTCGGGTTTCTTGAAATCGATGCAGATGCTTTTTTTCCCCCGGTTCACATTGATGCTGTAGGAACTCTGGGTCACGCCGTCATGGGTCGCCCGGTGCGGCAGCCACCGCTCATTGGCCCCGTCGCTGTATCTTTCCACTTTGATGACCTGAGCCCCCATGTCCGCCAGGGTTTTTGTGGCATGCGGACCTGCCAGCACCCATGTAAAATCCAGTACCACAATCCCGTCCAATGGACCCGGTTTCGTTATCGCCATTTTTCCCCTCCGTTGAATTTCCGGTAACAGTCGAACGATCGATCTTCCCGTTTTTGCCGATACCTCTACAAACCCAGTGCCGTTGCAACTTTGTTTCGATGAAATGCGGCATCGCCGAATGCCACGGCCGCCGACATGGATCTTCTGGAAAACAGCTGCATGTCATGTTCTTTCATGAATGCCGCACCGCCCTGAACCTGATGCCCCAGGCTCGTAATTTTCTGGTAGGCATCGGAGACCCAGGCTTTGGCGATGGAGATTTCTTTTTCACAGGAGATATGATTGCCGAGCATCCATGCCGCCTTATAGGTGATATACCGGCTTCCCTCCAGGTCGATCAGCATATTGGCGCAGTGATGCTGAATGGCCTGAAACGCGCCGATCGGCTTTCCGAACTGCTTTCTTTCTTTGGCATATGCGGCAGCCATTTCAAGAACTTTTTCGGCCCCGCCCACCATTTCCGCACATTTGCATAGAACGGCGTACTGAAGAATCCTGTTCAGTTGCGCGCTTCCCTCGTTCACCCCCCCCAGGACGGCATCCGCCGGCGCCTCGAAATTTTGAAAACCCACTTCGAACTGTTTGTCTCCTCCCAGCGTAATGAGGGGAGAGATCCGAATCCCCGGCAGTTTCGCATCGATCAAAAACAACGTGATGCCCTTCGGCTCGTTCTTCGCTCCGGATGTCCGGGCCGCACATACCATGATATCGGCCACATGGGCATCGGACACGAACAGCTTGGTCCCGTTTATGACGTAATGATCCCCTTTTTTTTCGGCGGTTACGGAAATCACGTCCGGGGCATACCGCGTCGTTTCCGGTTCAGTCAATGCCAGCGTCATGATCAGTTTGGCCGTCCCGATTGCCGGAAGAATCCGCCGCCGCTGTTCCTCCGTCCCGTACAGCATGACGCTCATGGCTCCCAGAACCACTGTCGAAAAAAAGGGTCCGGGCAGGCAGAACCGGCCCATCTCTTCCATCATCAGAACCAGATCGAAAAAATTGCTGCCCAGACCGTCATATTCCTCCGGGATGATGAGCGCCATCCAGTCCAGTTCCGCCATCTTTTTCCAGAAATCCGGATGATACCCCTTTTCATTTTCTTCCATCTCCCGCACATATTCAGGAGTGCATCGGGCCTTCAAAAATTCGCGGGCCGATTTCTGCATGCTTTGCTGCTCTTTCGTGATGAAAAAATCCATGGGAATGCTCCTTAATCATTCATCGGTTGTATGGAATGCACCGGTCCTTTAAAAAGATCTGGGAAGTCCCAGTCCCCGTTGGGCGATCACGCTCCGCCCCACCTCACTGGTTCCGCCGCCCAGCGTCGTCATGAAGGAATGGAGCCATTCCCAGGCGATTCTTCCACGGGCGGGGACCCATTTGGACCCTTCCAGAAGCTGCCCGAAAAGCCCCAGTATTTCCATGGCATTTTTGGCCAGCCGCTGTTCGGCTTCCGATATGAAAATTTTCGTCACTTCCGGTTCATAGGTCATCTGGAGGTGATTGCTTTCCAGCCAGCGCGAATGGTCGGCCAGCACGCCGGCCACTTCCAGCTCTACGGCCGCCTGTGCGATTTTGTCCCGAATCCGGGCATCTTCGGCCAAAGGTTTCCCGTTGAAAGCGGTGTCCCTGGCATAGGCGATCAGCTCATGGAGAATCGGCCACAGCCGGGCCGGAATGAACACCTGGTTTCTTTCGGAACCGATGGCCTCCATGACATAGTAAAATCCCTTGTTTTTTTCACCGACGATCCGGCTTTTGGGAACCCGGACATTGTCGTAGAACACTTCATTGGTCTGTTCTCCGGACATGGTCATCATGGGGCGGACCGTGACGCCCGGGCTGTCCATATTGACGATGAACAGCGTGATGCTCTGATGTCTCAGGGCCTCGGGACGCAAATCGGTCCTGGCCGCCAGCCAGTGATATTCCGAATAATGGCATTCGGTATTGAATGTTTTCTGGCCGTTGATGATGAAATCATCCCCGTCTTCAACAGCTTCCATTTTCAGGGAGGCCAGGTCCGATCCGGCATCCGGTTCGGTGTATCCCAGACAAAACTCGATCTCTCCGTTGACGATCTGCGGCAGGAATTCCTTTTTCAATGCCTCGCCGCCCCGGCGCAGGATGGTGGGCCCGACCATCGTGTATCCGACATCCAGGGGCACATGGGCCCCCCACCGTTGTCCCAGTTCATCCAGGAGGATGAAATCATAGGTCTGGCTCAAGCCCTTGCCGCCGTATTCCTTCGGCCAGCTCATCCCCAAAAATCCGAAGGCCGCAAGTTTGCGGCTGAATTCCCGTGCTTCGGGTCCGACGCCCAGGTCTTCCCAGTTCTGCCGGGCGATGGTTTCATTGAGTTCCCGATCCAGGAAGGCCCTCAGCTTTTCCCGATATTCCTGTTCCTCTGCCGTATATCCAAAATCCATAATCTTGCCTCCATTCTCCGGTTGCCGAAGATTGATGAGAAATCTTGCAATGAAATCATTATTTATTATATTTCAAATAGTTATATTTACTGAACCGGGACGCCGCCGGCATCAAGGCATATGAATCGCGCCACCGTGAAGGGTCATGGCCGATTCGGCAATGGCCTCGGTCAGGGTGGGATGGGGATGAATCGCTTCGGCCAGTTCTTCGACCGTCATCTCCAGGGACATTCCCAGCACCGCTTCGGCGATCATATCCGTTGCCCTGGGCCCGATGATGTGAACCCCGAGGACCTCCTTGTATTTTTTTTCCGAAACGATTTTGACGATTCCGGCGGTCCGGTTGATCACCAGGGCCTTGCCGCAGGCAAAAAAAGGAAAGCGGCCGATTTCGACATCCTTGTACCGCTCCCGGGCCGCTTCTTCGGTAAGGCCGACCCCGGCCACTTCCGGCGAAGTGTAAATGCAGCCCGGCACGGTCCGGTAGCTCATGGGCCTTTTTTCCCCCAGGGCGTTGCGGATGGCGCATTCACTTTCGGCCGCGGCCATATGGGCGAGCATGATTCCTCCGGTGACATCCCCCGCCGCATAGATATGGGGAACGGACGTCTGCATGAATTCATCCACCTTCAAGGCCCCTTTTTCCGTGGCAAGCCCGATGCGTTCGACGCCCAGACCCGCCATTTCCGGGCGGCGTCCCACCGCCATGACGACCTTGTCCCCGGTAACGGTACTTTCTTTTCCGTCGATGCGAAACCGGACATCGTTTCCACCGGCATTGTGCGAAATCCCGGTGACGCTTGCGCGCGTCATGATGTCGATCCCGGCGCCCTCCAG
Above is a genomic segment from Desulfatirhabdium butyrativorans DSM 18734 containing:
- a CDS encoding type I restriction enzyme HsdR N-terminal domain-containing protein: MGKPIHDILSIYSKVSTTGRDAGKTKYYLKSFIPFSSGNEEVQVFVEDGKASPEEIVRQLWVYKLIHQYGYKDDEIDLEAGVQFGTEVGTKAADIIIYTDNTKETPKIIVECKKPRRKDGIEQLKSYMNAKGAPVAVWSNGSDSIILYRPYPKEFDDTLFDIPRRGQEPKDVLEAKKTVLQLNKDFNFKHILQYLEELVLADSGKDEFNEIFKLIFAKIWDEKEALENRKNKTVEFGKALDPDITYDRINGLFKKACETFSHRQLQTRRKSNMSIPEKK
- a CDS encoding helix-turn-helix domain-containing protein, giving the protein MDIYDKWLTIDDLANYIKMSRTKLYGMAQRGQIPASKIGSQWRFDREEIDRWMKAHETDKDPSTPENRP
- the lipA gene encoding lipoyl synthase yields the protein MIEKPPWLRKKLPIGSMVSGMVDGMEKNRLFTICREACCPNQGECFSKGTATFLIMGNVCTRNCAFCAVAHGIPGRIDAGEPERIAREIERLKLSFVVITSVTRDDLPDGGAQCFSDVIRAIRKQCPGVGIEVLIPDFQGDPSALARVLDAGPDVLNHNVETVPRLYPRVRPRAVYERSLRLLQRAGEIHPSIVTKSGLMVGMGESGEEMERVMKDLHAARCDSLTIGQYLCPSATHFPVVEYIRPEMFEEYERMALEIGFKSVVASPFVRSSYMAEASYRQAMGYRKKS
- a CDS encoding CaiB/BaiF CoA transferase family protein, producing the protein MAITKPGPLDGIVVLDFTWVLAGPHATKTLADMGAQVIKVERYSDGANERWLPHRATHDGVTQSSYSINVNRGKKSICIDFKKPEGMRIIHDLIRKSDVLIENFAPDVMARMKLDYTEARKIKEDIIYCSISCFGHWGPYSHKPGYDMIAQGASGWTDQSVPPIIAPVSIGDMTASMHATTAILGAIVHHNKTGVGQNIDISMMDCLFSMHENTLPWYLLSSAIGKPIDPPKVGAHHPGYAPYGVYSGKNGSVTIACLTEPRWVPLIKAMGPKYAWLLSEPRAKDVSTRCCTENAFFIHEQIQQWVMEQDSVEEAERILEEVGVPCMRCRSITELADNDPHVREREMIVIENQPFIGPMRHYGSPLKYSETPSGVRGYSPFLGEHNTEVLSGVLGYSDNRIHDLYSQKILHHDAAVERLRNK
- a CDS encoding acyl-CoA dehydrogenase family protein, with the translated sequence MDFFITKEQQSMQKSAREFLKARCTPEYVREMEENEKGYHPDFWKKMAELDWMALIIPEEYDGLGSNFFDLVLMMEEMGRFCLPGPFFSTVVLGAMSVMLYGTEEQRRRILPAIGTAKLIMTLALTEPETTRYAPDVISVTAEKKGDHYVINGTKLFVSDAHVADIMVCAARTSGAKNEPKGITLFLIDAKLPGIRISPLITLGGDKQFEVGFQNFEAPADAVLGGVNEGSAQLNRILQYAVLCKCAEMVGGAEKVLEMAAAYAKERKQFGKPIGAFQAIQHHCANMLIDLEGSRYITYKAAWMLGNHISCEKEISIAKAWVSDAYQKITSLGHQVQGGAAFMKEHDMQLFSRRSMSAAVAFGDAAFHRNKVATALGL
- a CDS encoding acyl-CoA dehydrogenase family protein; protein product: MDFGYTAEEQEYREKLRAFLDRELNETIARQNWEDLGVGPEAREFSRKLAAFGFLGMSWPKEYGGKGLSQTYDFILLDELGQRWGAHVPLDVGYTMVGPTILRRGGEALKKEFLPQIVNGEIEFCLGYTEPDAGSDLASLKMEAVEDGDDFIINGQKTFNTECHYSEYHWLAARTDLRPEALRHQSITLFIVNMDSPGVTVRPMMTMSGEQTNEVFYDNVRVPKSRIVGEKNKGFYYVMEAIGSERNQVFIPARLWPILHELIAYARDTAFNGKPLAEDARIRDKIAQAAVELEVAGVLADHSRWLESNHLQMTYEPEVTKIFISEAEQRLAKNAMEILGLFGQLLEGSKWVPARGRIAWEWLHSFMTTLGGGTSEVGRSVIAQRGLGLPRSF
- the lpdA gene encoding dihydrolipoyl dehydrogenase, with translation MASKTRVTIIGGGIGGYPAAIRAARMGAAVTLIEKDVLGGTCLNRGCIPTKALLHAGEVVHTMQESEIFGISCKGYAVDFAAVAKRKDTVVKQLRIGVESLLKTKKIRMIKGTATFKDASTLRILETEEELASDRILIATGSSPSRLKFEGADGPDVLDSTRMLELTELPGSIVIIGGGVIGVEFAQIFSRLGVRVTILEAMENLIPGFDGEIAQALEKSLEGAGIDIMTRASVTGISHNAGGNDVRFRIDGKESTVTGDKVVMAVGRRPEMAGLGVERIGLATEKGALKVDEFMQTSVPHIYAAGDVTGGIMLAHMAAAESECAIRNALGEKRPMSYRTVPGCIYTSPEVAGVGLTEEAARERYKDVEIGRFPFFACGKALVINRTAGIVKIVSEKKYKEVLGVHIIGPRATDMIAEAVLGMSLEMTVEELAEAIHPHPTLTEAIAESAMTLHGGAIHMP